The DNA segment CCCTCATGACCCTGGCCGCCACCTACTACGGAGCCAATGGCTGGTTGCTCGAATTCGACGATCTCCGCGTTCTGGTGGATCCCTGGCTGCGCGGCAGCCTGAGCTTCCCCCCAGGGGATTGGCTGCTGAAGGGGGAGCTGCCCTGTGAACGCAAGGCCCCCGAAAAGCTGAACCTGCTGTTGCTCACCCAGGGGCTCGCGGACCATGCCCATCCGGAAACTCTGGCGCTCCTCCCCAAGGACCTGCCCGTCATTGCATCGGTGGCTGCAGCACGGGTGGTGGATCGCCTGGGCTTCACCAGCGTGAAAGCCCTCTCCCCCGGAGAGAGCACCAACCATCAGGGCCTGCAGGTGCGGGCCAGCGCCGGTGCACCGGTGCCGATGGTGGAAAACGGTTATCTGCTCGAGCATCCGGCCGGATCGCTCTATCTGGAACCCCACGGTTTTCTCGATCCAGCGCTGGAGCCGCAACCGCTGGATGCCGTGATCACGCCGATGGTGGATCTAGGCCTTCCAGCGCTTGGGGCGTTTGTCAAAGGCTGCTCCGTGGTGCCGCAACTGGTGGAACGCTTCCAACCGAGCACGGTGCTCGCCAGCACCTCCGGCGGCGACGTGCGCTTTGGCGGTGCCTTGAGTCGGGCCCTACAAATGAAAGGATCCGTGGCCAGCACTGGAGCCCAGCTACCCGCCAGCAGCCGCTGGACTGACCCAACACCCGGAGAACGCCTGCTGCTGAAAAACTGATTTTTCGGATTAAGCTTTGTAACAACAGCTTGAGTTCGATGAAATCCCCGCAAGCCAACGATTCCTGGTTCCAAGGCGTCGCCGCCCGCGACATCCACATGGAGCAGCTCAAAAAGGCCGAACGCTTCAACGGCCGTGCCGCCATGCTCGGCATCGTGATCGGAATCATCACCGAGGGGCTCACCGGTGCCGGCATCGTTCACCAGATTGGGCTGGGCCCCCTGGTGGATGGATACGCCGCCTGCCGCACCCAATTCCTGCCCTTCTGCTTCTGATTCGGGAAGGGGACAACCCCCCGATGACGAGAATGGTGCGATTCACGTTCGAATCGAATGGCTGCTGACAAGGAACTGCTGAAGGAAGTGGCCCTGGAGCTGTGGAACACCACCAAGAAGCTCCGCCCCGGTCTGCCCAAAGCGCCTCGCGCCCAGCTGGTCCTGAAAGCTCTACTCACCATCGGTGACATGAGCGATCAGCTGGAAGCCGCGATGGTGCTTGGGGTGATTGAGGCGCAGGAACCCGACGATGAGCCCGGGCAGGAAGAAGCGGCCGGCGAAGACAAGACGGTGACTGAAACAGAAGCCAAAGCCGAGCGGGAAACACCCAGAGTGGTGCGCAAGCGTTCCAGCAGCCGTTAATCAAAACCTCCTGATAACAAGACAGCCCATCCCCCTCCGTCCTTAGCGGGATGGGTCAGGCTTGTGGAGGCATCTCAGCAAGACGGCTTAGCTCTGCAGGGCCAGCACGGCCGCAGCGGCAGCAAGGGCCACGATTCCAGTCATCCAAATGCTGCTTTGGCGTTCCAACAACCAAGCAACGTTGCGAGAGAACGACAACCTGCCCGTCGCAAGCAGCGCTGTGAGCCCCACAAGCAGAACCACAGGCACCACAAGCGCCAAGAACAACTGCATCGCCAAATGCCTGTAAGGCCTGTCTTCCAATGATGATCTGGTGGCAAGCCGTTCAACGTCGCAACATCCACACCACAGCCTGAACCTTGACTCTGTTGATTGTCACCGCCGGTTTCATCGGTCTGCTCTGGCTAACGCAGAGCCTGATCCGACGCGGCATGGATGACGGCAGCAACGGCTGAGTGGGGCTTGCCCCCCCTGCTGGCAAGGGCGTTGTCAGTGATGTCTTGGCTCCCTTGCGCTCTGCTCTGCTTCCGCTTTCAGAAAACGGCGATGCTGCGATGAGGCATAGCCACTGAGGTCAATTCGGCTGGCATTGCTGCCAGCTTTGCGCCACTCCCTCGGGGGAGTGCTGGATCTTCGGTTCATGGAATCGAGTTATCGGTTCTCGCGCAGTGGGCCTTCAGCAAGGCTCTTTGGCGTTGCCCCACCTTTGCACACTTGCCTGTCCCCGCCAAGCGGATGAGTAATTGCAGCTACGGCAAGCCAATTGGATTGGATCGATACTCCACCCAAAGGCAAACGGCTTGTGACCCCTGAGGAGCAGTACGTGAAATGCATGGACGCTGCCTACGCCGCTGCTGACAGGGAGACCTGCCTCAAAATGATTCGAAAAGCAGAGGGCGTCCTACGCGGAGAGTTCGGCACCAAGCAGGGAAGCGATGACCCTGGAGGACAAGCATTGGCGAGCTGAAATAACCCTGGAGAAAACCAGTGCTGCACTGAGTTTTGAAATGGGCGATACTGGGATCGAACCAGTGACAATCTCCTTGTAAGGGAGGTGCTCTACCGCTGAGCTAATCGCCCCATCGGGCAGATTCTGCCCTAACGCGTCAGCTTGGGGGCGCAAAACAGCTCCGAAGGCTTGGCAGCGGGTCGCCGCCACGACCAAAGCATCTGGATCCTGAGCCTCCCGCTCGGGATTGCCGTTGGATTGGTGCTGGGATGGGTTGCAGCGTTGATCGCCACAGCCAGCTGTCTAGCCGGAGGACTGTGGCTGTCCCCCGATCTTGATACCCGCTCCAATGCGCTGCGGCGGTGGGGCCCCCTCGGCTTCCTCTGGTGGCCCTATCGCCTCCTCATCCCCCATCGCTCGATCTGGTCCCATGGACCCGTGCTGGGAATGGGCGCGCGCCTGGGGGTGCTGCTCACCTGGTGCCTGATCGTGACCCTGGTGGTTCCGGCACTCTCACCAGCGATGCTGCTGACGACGCTGCAGCAACTGATGTGTCAGCACCCACGCGAATTCATCGCGTGTCTGGTGGGTTTGGAGGGCAGTGCCTGGATCCACTTAATCCTGGATGGCGACCCCTGGCCCAAGGAATGGTCGACAAAACGACAGCGATGAGAAGGTGGGCGTTGCCCCTGTTGTTGCCCAGGCATGGCCAACGCTCCTTCTGCTGCAGTGCAACGACTGGTCGATGTCGTGGCACAACTCAGGAACCCAGCAACGGGTTGTCCATGGGACCTGGAACAGACCCATGCATCCCTGGTGCCCTACGTGTTGGAGGAAGCCCACGAGGTGGCTGATGCCATCCGTCAGGGCGATGACCAGCACCTCAAAGAAGAACTCGGCGACCTTCTCCTGCAGGTGGTGCTGCACGCCCAGATCGCTGGAGAGGAGCAACGGTTTGATCTCAATGCGATCGCCGATGGCATCAGCAACAAGCTGATCCGCCGTCACCCCCATGTGTTCGGGGACGCCGAAGCCAAAACAAGTGACGACGTTCGACGCAGCTGGGACGCCATCAAGCTGGAAGAGCAGGCGGAGGCCCTGGCTGGCTCCACCAGCCCACTGAGCGACAGGCTTAAAACCAAGGTGCGCGGCCTGCCGGCCCTGGCTGGAGCGATGACCATCTCAAAAAAAGCAGCCAAAGCCGGCTTCGAATGGGATGACGTGGCCGGCGTCTGGGAGAAGGTCCATGAAGAGCTGGACGAACTCAAGGAAGCGGTGGCCAGCGGCAACAAAGACCATGCCCAGGAGGAACTGGGCGATCTCCTCTTCACCCTGGTGAATGTGGCCCGTTGGTGCCAAATCGAACCCGAAGAAGGACTCGCCGGCACGAACCAGCGCTTCCTCGATCGTTTCTCCCGTGTTGAAGCTGCCCTGGAAGGGGATCTTCAGGGCCGCAGCATCCACGAATTGGAAACCCTCTGGAAACAGGCCAAAGCAGCCATCAGGGCGGAGCAGTCCTCATCAACCGACACCGTTTAATCGTCCAGGGATGGCCGGCTGCGCCGTTGACGTTTGAGGTCCCCACGCTTTTTCTTCGTGTCCAAGCGCCGCTTCACGGCACCACGACCCGGCCTGGTGGCTTTGCGAGCCCGCGGCGGTGGCTGCAAGCCCTCGCGCAGCAGCTCCCCCATGCGATGCAGAGCCTTCTGACGGTTCTGCCATTGGGAGCGTTCTTCTGCGACCACAACCCTTAGGCAACCTTCCACCAACCGGGCCCGGAAATGCTCCAGCAGACGGGCACGACGGAATGGCCCCAGACAGGAGCAGTTCGCCAGATCCAGAAGCAACTCAACACGGGAATCGGTGGTATTGACCCCCTGCCCGCCGGGACCGGATGAACGGCTGAATCGCCAGCGCAGCTCTCTGGACGGAATGGTCAACCGCTCGTTCACCACCAGGTCCTGCACCAGCCACCTCCTGGGTCAAGAACAACAGGATGGTCCCACCGGGTTGATGCCTCGGAGAGAAAACACCTGTATCAGGTCTGAGCCCTATCGGCACAACAAAAGCCTTGATCTGACGAAAAAGGCTTTGGAGCTGCCCTCTTCCACAGCAGCTACCCAACCAAACACATTCAACCTCCACATGTTGTGTTCGTCAATCCCAAAAGCACTAGATCTGGTGTTTGGGAGCAGCCCCCCCGGGTCCTTAGCTGGAGAGGTGCCCACCACAGCCCATGAGCAGCTGGATTGACGAAGAACACCGCGGCGTCCGCTATGGATTGAGGGGAGAGGTGCTGGTCGAGGAGACCAGTCCGTTCCAGCGGATCAGCGTGATTCGCAGTGAGCGCTACGGGCGGGGGCTGCTCCTGGATGGCTGCTGGATGACAGCGGAACAGCAGGAACGCCATTACCACGAGGCTTTGGTGCATCCAGCCCTGTGCAGTGCCAGCTCAATCGCGCGAATTCTGGTGATTGGCGGCGGAGACGGCGGCACCGCGCGGGAATG comes from the Synechococcus sp. A15-62 genome and includes:
- a CDS encoding chlorophyll a/b-binding protein — protein: MKSPQANDSWFQGVAARDIHMEQLKKAERFNGRAAMLGIVIGIITEGLTGAGIVHQIGLGPLVDGYAACRTQFLPFCF
- a CDS encoding MBL fold metallo-hydrolase, with amino-acid sequence MTLAATYYGANGWLLEFDDLRVLVDPWLRGSLSFPPGDWLLKGELPCERKAPEKLNLLLLTQGLADHAHPETLALLPKDLPVIASVAAARVVDRLGFTSVKALSPGESTNHQGLQVRASAGAPVPMVENGYLLEHPAGSLYLEPHGFLDPALEPQPLDAVITPMVDLGLPALGAFVKGCSVVPQLVERFQPSTVLASTSGGDVRFGGALSRALQMKGSVASTGAQLPASSRWTDPTPGERLLLKN
- the arfB gene encoding alternative ribosome rescue aminoacyl-tRNA hydrolase ArfB; protein product: MQDLVVNERLTIPSRELRWRFSRSSGPGGQGVNTTDSRVELLLDLANCSCLGPFRRARLLEHFRARLVEGCLRVVVAEERSQWQNRQKALHRMGELLREGLQPPPRARKATRPGRGAVKRRLDTKKKRGDLKRQRRSRPSLDD
- the mazG gene encoding nucleoside triphosphate pyrophosphohydrolase, which produces MANAPSAAVQRLVDVVAQLRNPATGCPWDLEQTHASLVPYVLEEAHEVADAIRQGDDQHLKEELGDLLLQVVLHAQIAGEEQRFDLNAIADGISNKLIRRHPHVFGDAEAKTSDDVRRSWDAIKLEEQAEALAGSTSPLSDRLKTKVRGLPALAGAMTISKKAAKAGFEWDDVAGVWEKVHEELDELKEAVASGNKDHAQEELGDLLFTLVNVARWCQIEPEEGLAGTNQRFLDRFSRVEAALEGDLQGRSIHELETLWKQAKAAIRAEQSSSTDTV
- a CDS encoding metal-binding protein — translated: MAAGRRHDQSIWILSLPLGIAVGLVLGWVAALIATASCLAGGLWLSPDLDTRSNALRRWGPLGFLWWPYRLLIPHRSIWSHGPVLGMGARLGVLLTWCLIVTLVVPALSPAMLLTTLQQLMCQHPREFIACLVGLEGSAWIHLILDGDPWPKEWSTKRQR
- a CDS encoding TIGR03894 family protein, with product MAADKELLKEVALELWNTTKKLRPGLPKAPRAQLVLKALLTIGDMSDQLEAAMVLGVIEAQEPDDEPGQEEAAGEDKTVTETEAKAERETPRVVRKRSSSR